The genomic segment ATACCTTCTTCCATTAGCCTAGAACCAATTCGCTGCTTTTGAAATTCTGGAAGCACAGCTAGTGGTGCAAGCCCTAAAATAAATCTACTCTTGTTTTCTGTTTCAAGTGAGATTTCGCTAAACATAATATACCCGACAACTGATCCGTCTTCTGCTTCTGCCACAAGCGATAGCCCCGGCTGATAATAATCAGATTGACGGATATTTTCGATTAAATCTGCTTCGACAGAGCCTTTAAAAGCAGCTTCGTTTACTTGACGAATCGCTTGAAAGTCTTTGGGTTGTTCCGTTCGAATAATCATTTTTACTTATTCACTCGTTTCGCTGCCATACTATCTTCCAACTTTTTCATCGCATTTAAAACGACAGTCGGTGTCATTTCGCCAGGCATCATATGAATGGTTTCGTGTGGTTCTGTTGCGCGCTCTGATACAGCGATAAGCGTTTCGTCCGCAAGTGTAGCAAGCCCCATATCATTCAAACTAGTAGGTAAGCCAATTTTTGTATAAAACGGTAATAAACGTTCGATTTCATCCCATCTATTTTCTATTACTAGTTGAACTAAAATGCCATAAGCTACTTTATTTCCGTGTAATAAATGATGGGTTTCTGGCACCATTGTTAGCGCGTCATGAATCGAATGCGCACCAGCACAACGACCGTAATCGTCACCAAAACCTCCAACCATTCCGCCAACTAAAATATTCGTTTCGATAATTTTAACGAACGCCTCATTCAACTCTTGTTTATCCATCGCTAAAAGTGCTTCTTCACTATAATTAAGTAAATTATCATGGCACATTTTTGCAGCAATATGGGCGATTTCAATTTCTACTGATTTAGTTGGAAGAGATTGAATGATAACATCTGCTTCATACCATTTTGCAAGCGTATCTCCAATCCCGGCAACAAGTAATTCTTTTGGCGAATCAAGAATCATTTCTGGGTCAATCAATAATAATGCATTGCTACTTGCAAAGACGTCGTAACGAATCATCGCCCCATCCTCATCATACATAACGCTTAAAGGTGTATAAGCAGCACAAGTCGAAGCAAGTGTTGGCAAGATGATTACTGGCAATCGTAAAACGGCCGCTGTAGCTTTTGATACATCTGCTACTTTTCCGCCTCCAACAGCAATGATTGCATCCATGTTATTAGTTTTCATTATAGCGACAAGACGATTGCGTTCCTCATAAGTAGAAGCGCCGTTATATGTTTCAAAAGTAGCTGTAACGTCAGGTAATGCTGGGAATTTCGCTTTAGCTACTTGCCAAGAAGCATCCCCGCGAACGATTAAGACATTTTTTAAACCGCGACGTTCTAAGTGGACTGGTAATGTGTCCCATGCGCCTACTTGACATAAATATTCTTGCGGAGCTCCACGAACTATCAATTCTTTATTCAACAAAAATCATCCCTTCTGTCTGGCACGGTCGGATATTCGGCTGCGACATTTATAATTCAAATTGTATCGGAACTTAAACATACTGTCAATCTAGCTATTGTTTCACGATTTCGTCATCACCAAACCATTTTTTACTAATTTCTTGCATTTTTCCTTCGTCATACAATGTCTTAAATGCATCATTCACTTTCGTTTGTAGTTTCTTATCACTTTTGCGCATCCCGACAGCAAAATCAGTTGGATTGAAGCCGCCTGTGATGATATTGTAGTCGTCTTTATTTTTTTGTTTATCAATGTAATATCGTGCATAGACTTCATCAATAATTAAACCATCAATACGTTTATTATTTAAATCAATAAAAGCGACGTCAAAAGTATCATAGAGTTCTGGTTCATTATTTGCAATGATGTCTGTTAATACTTCTGGTTTTTTCGCCATATCATCAATCGAACTTGCTCCGTTTTGCGCTCCTAAGGTTTTATCTTTCATATCGCTAAATTCCTTAATATTGCTTGATTTAAGCGTCACTAGCACTTGTTCATTTTTCATATAAGGATTACTAAAAGCGACTTTTTTCTTTCGTGCATCCGTTACAGTATAACCATTCCAAATTAAATCAATCGAGCCATTTTTCAGTTCTGATTCTTTCATTGTCCAATCAATCGGCGTGAATTTTGCTTTAATGCCATATTCTGCAAATACAGCTTTTGCTAAATCAATATCAAAACCCACTAAATTATCGTCCTTATCACGAAAACCCATTGGTACAAAACTATCATCTAACCCAATAACTACTTCTTTGTTTTTTTCAATCCGTTTCCACTGGTCCTCTTTTGTTTCATCACTTCCACAAGCTACCAGTGTTAATGAAATAATTGCCATAATCGCTACTACTAAAACTTTTTTCATTCTAAATTACCTCCTTTTTTAGTGGTTCTACTTCAAGCATTTGATCAGCTATTTTTTCAGCAAAAGTATGGTCATGGGTAACAATGATTTGCGTAATGCCTACTTTTTTTAAACTTAAAATCAGTGTTGCTACATGTTCCCGTAAATCCGGGTCAAGTGCCGAAGTTGGTTCGTCAAAAAGAAGTACTTTTGGATTCATTGCTAGTGCTCGTGCGATAGCTACCCGTTGTTTTTGTCCACCAGATAATTGGTACGGCATGCTATCTGCTTTGTCCGCTAAATCAAGTAATCCAAGTAATCGTTCAGCTTCTTTTTTGGCGATTTCTTTTTTTGTTTTTCGAGCAAGTGTTGGTGCCAAAATCAAGTTATCCATTACACTTAAATGTGGAAACAAATGAAACTCTTGAAAAACAACACCAATCGTATTTTCTACATCTTTTCTAGACATCGGATCAATTTCTTCTCCGTCGATGAAAATTCCACCCGCATCCATTTTTTCCAGTCCGCTAATGCAGCGAAGTAAAGTTGTTTTCCCACCACCAGACGGACCAACAATCGAAAGGATTTCCCCATCTTGAAGCGAAATATTCACGTTATCTAAAATCGTTTTTTGATCAAATTTTTTCGTTAAATTTTTAATTTCCAACATTTTCTACACCTCATTTATAATAACTAAAACGTTTTTCCAGTTGTTTGAATAGTACGGTTAAAATCGCTGTTAATGCTAAGTAAATTGCTGCGACTAATACGAGTGGAATTAGAGTAACATCTCTGCTCATTGCAATTTTCCCTGCTCGAAGTAAATCGCCTATTCCAAGGATATAAACTAACGAAGAATCTTTCACTAAATTAATTACTTCATTGCCAATTGCCGGAAGCACACGTTTGACTACTTGCGGTAAGACAATTTTTCGAAGCGTCTGCCCGTATGTTAAACCAAGAACTTTGGCGCTTTCATATTGACCATTTTCGATGGATAAAAAGCCGCCACGGAATATTTCTGCAAAGTAGGCCGCGTAATTTAAAATAAAAGCAATAAATACAGCATCCATCCGATCGAAAACAATGCCAATAATTGGTAAACCGTAATAAATAAATATTAATTGTAATAGTAATGGCGTTCCCCGCATAATCCAGATATAAATATTTAAAATAAATTTGAGTGGTGTTATTTTGCTAACATTCCCAATCGCCACAAGAGCTCCTAAGGGAATCGAGCAAACGAGGGTAACCGCAAAAACGAGTAGTGTTGTTTTTGCTCCATCCAGTAATGCCGGTAAAATTTCCATGATATAGTCCATTTTGATTCGCTCCTTTTTTTGCATAAAAAAATCTCGTCGTCTTGGCATAAAATTGCCAAGAGGACGAGAATATTATTCACGTGGTTCCACCTCAATTTACTAATACTTCGCAGTACTAGCCTCCGTTAGTTCTAGACTAACAAGCGATAACGGGCTTTTCCCGAGTTTACCTACTTACAATTGTTCAGCAAACCAGCTCCTAGATGTGTTCGATAACGCTATCTTTATCCTTTCGCACCAACCAAGGACTCTCTTTGAAAAGAATCACGCTCTACTTGTTCTGTTCAACGCTTTCACTTCTTCTTGTTAATACTCTACCACGATAAAGCGGTAGAGTCAACTATTTATTTTTGAACAATAAAAAAGCAGTAAACAACTCGTATTTCGTTTGTTTACCGCATTTTATTAGTCTTTCGCGATGAGTAAATAATCATCTTTTTGTTCAAAGTACAGTTTTACCTCAGTTCCTTGCTCACTTTTAGATGCAATACTAATTTCATGCCCTAATTTTTTCGCCATTTGTTTAGCAAGGTAAAGCCCCATTCCGGTTGCTTTCTTTTCTTGCCGACCGATGTTTCCTGTAAAACCTTGTTCAAACACTCGTGGTAAATCTTCTTCTTTGATACCACGTCCGTTATCTTTTATGTGTAGCACTTTTTTTTCACTAGTTTCTGTGGCACACCAAATTTTTATTTCGCCGCCTTCTTCTGTGTATTTCAGAGCGTTCGATATTACTTGGTCGAGAATAAAGCCGAGCCACTTACTGTCGGTACGCACATCCATATCCACTTCATGCAAATCAAGCTTCATTTTTTTGCCAATGAAAAGTTTAGAATGCCGTTTCACAGATTCCCGAACGACCGCACCAAGATTTTGTTCTTGAATAAAATAATCTTTCGAAAACGTGTCCAGTCTAGAAAAATAGAGCGCCTGCATGACCAATTTGTCAATGGTCGTTAATTCTTCATCAATTTGCTTGAATATGGTTTTTGTATCATTTAAATCTGGATTATTAATTAACATCTTGCTCGCAACAACCGGTGTTTTCACTTCATGCACCCAGTACAAAATAAAGTCATGATACTCTTGCTGTTTATCTTGTAGTTTACTGATTGTTCGCAGTTCTTCCCGGTGTTTTTTCGCCATTAACTGATTAAAAAAGGCTTGTTCACGAGTCCGTGGTTTTGGCAACAATTCAATGATATTTTCTTCCATTTCGCCGCTGACAAGTTCTTCCATTTCACGCCAGTAACTATACTTAAAAAAGTAACCTAACACGAGGTAAGAAAGTAAGAAAACGAACACAAAGATATATAAATAGATAAAATTCCCGAGGGTTAATTTACTGTTAGGATCTATGGATATTAGCACCCCAACAAAAAACATTATACTACAGAAAAATAATAAGAAAAATCGTTTATCTTTAATGTAATTCCACCAATTCATGCTGATTTCCTCGCTTTCTTTTAATTTACTTCATTTGGAATGATTTGGAAGGTTGCGAAGTCGAATAAACCTTGATCGGTTAATTTTAATTCCGGAATAACTGGTAATGTCAAAAATGAAAGCGTTAAAAATGGATCAAATCCGCTAGCATGACTAATTTGTTTAAAAGCAGAAGTAAGCCCAACAAAATCTTGCTCCACTTCTTCAAAAGATTTATCACTTAAAAGCCCAGCAATCGGCAACTCCAAGTCATGTAATACTTTTCCTGACGCATCTACAACAGCAATCCCGCCACCAGTGTTCGTTACATGAGTAATTGCGGCTTCCATCGCTTCATCAGTTACACCAACTGCCACAATATTATGGGAGTCATGTGCCACAGTTGTAGCAATAGCCCCTTCTGTTAAACCGAAACCTCTCACAATTCCAACACCAACAAAACCAGTATCATGATGTCTTTCCACAACGGCCATTTTTAGTAAATCTTGGCTCGTTGAAGGTACAAATAATCCGTCTTGAATAGTAACTTCTGCTATTAACTTCTCGGTAAATAGGCTGTTTGGTTTCATTCCGATGACGTAGCAGGTTGGATTTTTGAGTGGTAGTTCTAAGTCTTTTTTAGTCAAATGATGATTAATTTTTGGTGAAACAAATTTTGTCGCGCTTTGTCGCTCGAAAGCTGCTTCGTTTCTACTGCCATTTTCAACAACGACTTTCCCATGTTTTAAAACTTTGGTTATTTCAACTGTTTGTAAATCTTTCAGAAAAACAATGTCCGCTTGATAGCCAGCTGCAACAGCTCCTAAGTATGGGAGATTATGACAATTAGCGGCATTAATTGTTGCCATTTGGATGGCGTTAATTGGTTCTATTCCTTTTTCAATCGCTAGCTGAATATTATAGTTAATGGATCCTTCCGTGATTAAATCATTAATTAATTTATCATCGGTACAAAAACAAAAACGATGGCTATTATTTGGTGTTACTGCTGGAATAGTTGCAATTAAGTCACGACCTACTGTTCCCTCGCGAAGCATAACAAACATACCGGCGCGCAAACGGTCCAGCGCTTCTTCGGCATTGGTACTTTCATGATCGGTGCGAATACCAACCGCTAAATAGTTATTCAAATCAGCGCTCGTTAAACCTGCTCCGTGACCGTCAATACGGCCGCCTTCTTTTTTCGCATCAATGATTTTGGTTAGAATATCCGAATTTCCTTTTGCTACGGATGGAAAATCCATTACTTCCGCAAGACCAATTACTTTTTCATGAGCGTAAAGTGGGTGGAGTTTTTCAGCGTGAAGTGTTTCGCCATTATGCTCGCCTTCCGTTGCCGGTACAGATGATGGCAACATAACAAACATATCTAGAGGGATACCTTTTGCATTATCCAGCATAAATTCTATACCTTTTTCGCCAGCAACATTCGCAATTTCGTGTGGATCCGTAATAATCGTTGTTACCCCATTTGGTAATAATACACGGGCGAATTCAGCTGGAGTTACCATCGCACTTTCCACATGGACATGCGCATCAATAAAGCCTGGGACAATAAATTCGCCAGCCGCATCAATTACATTTTCGGCATGAGGAAAATGACCGATTCCAGCGATATAGCCATTTTTTATTGCGACGTCACCTTCCATAATTTCTCCAGAAAACACATTGACGATTCGACCATTTTTAATAACTAAATCTGCACTTGCGCGACCATCACTGACAGCGACACGTTCTTGTAGTTGTTTTAAATTCTCCACCTGATTTCACCTCCGTTAATTATGCTTCAAAAAAACCTTCGTCTAGTAAGTAACCTTCTGCACCCTCGATAGTCGGGAAAACAGCTTCCAAGTTTTCACCTGTATAAATAACCCACATTTCATTTTCATAAACGAGTGATAACTTCTCACCATTATTATCTTGATATATTTTCGTCAGACCCTCTTTATAGCCTGATTCATCTTTATCCATATATTCTTTCGCTTCAAGTAAAAGCACTCGAATTTCATTTTCGGAGTAGTCTTTTACGTTTACATACCCTTGTTTATCGAGCGGCTCTACTTCTAAAAATGGCGCATAAATAAATGCATTACCATTGGGATGTAAATGTTTGACGATAATTTTTTTATCCCGTTTGCTCGCTGGATAATGCACGTTGACACGATCCATGGAAATTTCATGTAGTTCAAAACCACCAATTGATTCTAATAAAGCTTTCTTCTCTTCAAAACTTAACATAATATATTTTTCCTCCAAATTAATTTTCTTTTAGAATTGTTGTCACAAGTTCTGGTAACCATTCACGTAAATCATCAAACACAAAACCTGCTTCCGTTGCTTTGGAATTATCTAAGTAATAGGTTTTTTCGATACCAAATGGGGAATCGTCCACGTCATCAGTCACTTCTTCCACAAGCGCTTTTTGCCCGGTTTTTTCTTCTAACATTTTGATGAATGCATTTAAAGAATATGTTCCGTTAGATGTCGCATTGATTGGTCCAGTAAGGTCAGAAGAAACACCAACCCATTCTAAGAAACGTGCTGCTTCATTAGAATTAATAAAACTAATCTCTGCTTGCCCATTAATTATTCCAATTTCTTGTTGCTTTTGAATATGTTCTAAATGAAAATGAAGTCGCTTCGTGTAATCATCCATTCCGAGTACAATTGGAAAACGAACCGCCACTACTGGGAAAGATGCTTTTTGGAAAAATACTGCTTCTGCAAGACGTTTTCCTTCTCCGTAATCAAAATCTTCTTTATCACCAATAACAATTTCATAATGTTTTGGATTAAAATCTTCTTCTGTTAACGCATGGCCTTTTTGACTATATACAGATAAAGAAGAAGTATATATGTATCGTTTTACTTTGCCTTTAAAAGCATCTACAGCATAAAGCGCTTCCCGCGGAGAAAAACAAATATTATCATAAATAACATCCCAGTTTTCTTTCGCTAATTGAAATAAATCATCTCTTAACTCGCGATTTAACACAACATGCTTCACTGTGTCGCCAAAGTCATCCTTTGTTTTTCCTCTTGTCCCGATTGTCACATCATGCCCAGCTGCAACCAACTGCTCTACTAATTTCTTTCCGAAAAAACGAGTCCCACCAAATACTAATATTTTCATGTTAGTTCCTCCTTTATTTACGAAAAACAGGAAGCTCGCCAATCTTTTAGCGCCATCTTCCTGTTTTATTACTCATTCGATCATATAACCTTGGCCTTTTTTCGTTTTGATAAATTCATCAAGCCCGATTTCTGCTAATTTTTTTCGAATCCGCACTACGTTAACAGTGAGTGTGTTATCATCTACAAAGCTTTCATCTTCCCAAAGAGCGCGCATAATTTCATCTCGGCTGACAATACTACCTTTTTGTTTCATCAATTCGTATAAAATCAAAAACTCATTTTTAGTTAACTCGATTTTATCTTCTAAATGTGTCAGCGTATTCGTATCAATATGCAGGAAAACATTATTATGTTCCATCACATTAGCTTCCTCTAAATCGGCATACGAATAAGTGCGTCTTAATAAAGCATTAATCCGCGCCATTAAAACATCTAGATCCACAGGCTTTTCAATGTAATAATCTGCGCCCATGTTCATCCCCATAATCTGATCCATTCGTGAGTTACGGGAAGATAAAAAGATAATCGGTACATTAGAAACTTCCCGGATTTGATTACACCAATAAAATCCGTCAAAGAAAGGCAAGTTCACATCCAAAATAACAAGCTGGGGCTCAAAAGCTAAAAACTCTTGTAAAATATTATTGAAATCATCCACCACACCAATCTCAAATCCCCATTTACTCAAATGTTTACGAATTGTGTCACGAATTACCTCATCATCTTCTACTATATATACCTTAACCATCCCTTGTACCTCCTCGGCAGAACTCTCTTTTCATTTTAGCTGAAATACCTTCAAAAGCCAATTACTTTCTATCTGCTGTCACAATTTTAGTAAATGAATTAACACATAACACATAATAAGCAGCGAAAAACAAAATATAAATACCTGTTCCAATTAAAACGGGATACTTAATATTATCAATTAAATTAATGGATATTCCCCAAAGCGCGACCATGGAATGCGCAATCCCGAAAAAGAGCGGAATGACAAAAATCGGCCAAACTTGTTTGGAAATAATCTTTCTTAATTCTTTATCCGTCACGCCTAATTTGAATAAAATATCGAATTTGTTTTTCTCTGTTACTGCATCTGTTACTAATTTAAAGTAGATGATGCTTCCTGTTGCCAAGAAAAAGACGATTCCAATAAACACACCAATAAACAACAAAGAACCAACAAGTAGAGAAATCATATGATAATTCGTGTAGTACGAAGAGACATTCTCAGAAAACAAGGAAGGACTTCCATCGACAATCGTTTGCACTTTTTTATCTAGTTCCTCGCTGTGACTTGGATTAGTTATATCAAACATTCCTACTACTTCTGGGGCTGTAAATGCTCTTATGTCATCATAATATTCATCCGATACGACTAAGGCTTCATATGAAATACCGGTATTAAAAATCGAAAACTCGCGGAAATTAATTACTTTTAGCGGGCTCAGCTTCTTTTTAGTTGGTTTATCAGTTTTCACTTCCATCTCACGCGACAACCATTTATCTTGAATTTCTTTTCGGGCATAATAAGCATTTTTCCCAAGTAAAATGGCATCACCGTATTTTAGTTCTTTCGGTGCGATAAAGTTACTCTGTTGTTTAGCAGCGATACGATTATATTCGGATTCAGATACTATCGGGTGCATAATTTCTCTAGGCTCTGTGCTGTTATTGCTGATGTCTTTATATTCAAGTGTTGTGCGGACCATTTCCGTTTTCATTAAACTCTTCAATTGGTGGTTTTTATCGGCATCGATTGTTTGAATAATTTCTTTTTCATTTTTATCCGTCATATTACTAACTTGATAGCTAGAAGGATTATCATCTGAAATATCATTTAACGTCCTGACATAAAAACTAGTCATTGAACTAATAATCGTTAACGTTGTAGCACTAAGAACTGCAATCATCGCAATCGTACTAGCATTCTTTTTCAATCGAAACCGTAGTGATGAAATGCCAATAATATTCGTTCCATTATAAAAGAAATGCTTATTTTGATATAGTTTTCGAATTAAGTAAGGGGTCCCAAATCGAACAGTTAACCAAGTCCCTAAAATAACACTAAATAATATAACTAGTAGTAAATCCAAAAAATCATAATTTAACCAAATAGCAGATTCTTCAATGTTTTGAGTAGCTATGAAGTAACCAAAACCAATAAAGGCTACCCCTACCACCATTAGTAATAACGAACCTTTTGCCACTTTTTCTTCTTTATCATTCGCTTTAAACAACTGGCTTAAATTATAACGGAGTACAATAAAAATAGCATAAACAGATGTAAATAACATAATTGCCAGAAAAACCATTGCCGTATCTGTAATAGCAGGAACAGAAATAAGAAACTCTGCATCAATTGACAGACCAACAATCCAGAATAATAGCATTGCAAACAGTTTAGAGAAAAAGATCCCTAATAAAATACCAAAAAAAGTGGCTAACATAAACATCATGGCATTTTCATAAAATAACACTAAAACAATTTGAGATTTGCGTAAGCCAAGGAGCGAATACAAACCAATTTCTCGCTTGCGCCTTTTAAGAAAGAAACTATTAGAATAAAAAATAAAAAAGAAGATAAATAAAATAAGTATCACACTAGCTGCCGAAAACATTGCCGGTCCGAATAATTCCCAACGCGTAAAAACCTTATCAATAAGTGGATTATAAGATAAAGATACGAATGTGAAAAATACAAGCACACAAACAATAAGTGACACAAAATAAACCATAAATTGCGTAAAATTCTTCCGCATATTTGTTAGTGCTACTTTAAATAACATCGTTTTCGTCCCCCCCAAGAAGCGCCAAAACATCTAGCACCTTTTGGAAAAATTGTTTTCTTGAACTTGAGCCACGGTAAATTTCCGTAAAAATTTCACCATCTTTAATAAACATAATTCGCTCGCAATAACTTGCTGCAAAAGCATCATGCGTAACCATCATAATAGTAGAGTTTCGTACATCTTTTGCATGCGCAAGCCCTTCTAAAAGGTTCGTTGCTGCTTTTGAATCGAGTGCTCCAGTCGGCTCATCAGCAAAAATAAGTGTCGGCTCCGTAATCATCGCACGGCAGACGGCGGTTCGTTGTTTTTGTCCACCTGAAATATCGGTTGGATACTTATTCCGCTCTTTATAGATTCCAAATTGACGAGCAATCACTTCAAATCGTTCATCAATC from the Listeria seeligeri serovar 1/2b str. SLCC3954 genome contains:
- a CDS encoding GNAT family N-acetyltransferase; this encodes MIIRTEQPKDFQAIRQVNEAAFKGSVEADLIENIRQSDYYQPGLSLVAEAEDGSVVGYIMFSEISLETENKSRFILGLAPLAVLPEFQKQRIGSRLMEEGIRLSREKAYPAIAVLGHADYYPRFGFISSEAFNIPAPFDVPAEYYMLLELYDASLENLQGIIHYPEAFSTKV
- a CDS encoding iron-containing alcohol dehydrogenase family protein, coding for MLNKELIVRGAPQEYLCQVGAWDTLPVHLERRGLKNVLIVRGDASWQVAKAKFPALPDVTATFETYNGASTYEERNRLVAIMKTNNMDAIIAVGGGKVADVSKATAAVLRLPVIILPTLASTCAAYTPLSVMYDEDGAMIRYDVFASSNALLLIDPEMILDSPKELLVAGIGDTLAKWYEADVIIQSLPTKSVEIEIAHIAAKMCHDNLLNYSEEALLAMDKQELNEAFVKIIETNILVGGMVGGFGDDYGRCAGAHSIHDALTMVPETHHLLHGNKVAYGILVQLVIENRWDEIERLLPFYTKIGLPTSLNDMGLATLADETLIAVSERATEPHETIHMMPGEMTPTVVLNAMKKLEDSMAAKRVNK
- a CDS encoding amino acid ABC transporter substrate-binding protein gives rise to the protein MKKVLVVAIMAIISLTLVACGSDETKEDQWKRIEKNKEVVIGLDDSFVPMGFRDKDDNLVGFDIDLAKAVFAEYGIKAKFTPIDWTMKESELKNGSIDLIWNGYTVTDARKKKVAFSNPYMKNEQVLVTLKSSNIKEFSDMKDKTLGAQNGASSIDDMAKKPEVLTDIIANNEPELYDTFDVAFIDLNNKRIDGLIIDEVYARYYIDKQKNKDDYNIITGGFNPTDFAVGMRKSDKKLQTKVNDAFKTLYDEGKMQEISKKWFGDDEIVKQ
- a CDS encoding amino acid ABC transporter ATP-binding protein codes for the protein MLEIKNLTKKFDQKTILDNVNISLQDGEILSIVGPSGGGKTTLLRCISGLEKMDAGGIFIDGEEIDPMSRKDVENTIGVVFQEFHLFPHLSVMDNLILAPTLARKTKKEIAKKEAERLLGLLDLADKADSMPYQLSGGQKQRVAIARALAMNPKVLLFDEPTSALDPDLREHVATLILSLKKVGITQIIVTHDHTFAEKIADQMLEVEPLKKEVI
- a CDS encoding amino acid ABC transporter permease, producing MDYIMEILPALLDGAKTTLLVFAVTLVCSIPLGALVAIGNVSKITPLKFILNIYIWIMRGTPLLLQLIFIYYGLPIIGIVFDRMDAVFIAFILNYAAYFAEIFRGGFLSIENGQYESAKVLGLTYGQTLRKIVLPQVVKRVLPAIGNEVINLVKDSSLVYILGIGDLLRAGKIAMSRDVTLIPLVLVAAIYLALTAILTVLFKQLEKRFSYYK
- a CDS encoding sensor histidine kinase: MNWWNYIKDKRFFLLFFCSIMFFVGVLISIDPNSKLTLGNFIYLYIFVFVFLLSYLVLGYFFKYSYWREMEELVSGEMEENIIELLPKPRTREQAFFNQLMAKKHREELRTISKLQDKQQEYHDFILYWVHEVKTPVVASKMLINNPDLNDTKTIFKQIDEELTTIDKLVMQALYFSRLDTFSKDYFIQEQNLGAVVRESVKRHSKLFIGKKMKLDLHEVDMDVRTDSKWLGFILDQVISNALKYTEEGGEIKIWCATETSEKKVLHIKDNGRGIKEEDLPRVFEQGFTGNIGRQEKKATGMGLYLAKQMAKKLGHEISIASKSEQGTEVKLYFEQKDDYLLIAKD
- the ade gene encoding adenine deaminase; translation: MENLKQLQERVAVSDGRASADLVIKNGRIVNVFSGEIMEGDVAIKNGYIAGIGHFPHAENVIDAAGEFIVPGFIDAHVHVESAMVTPAEFARVLLPNGVTTIITDPHEIANVAGEKGIEFMLDNAKGIPLDMFVMLPSSVPATEGEHNGETLHAEKLHPLYAHEKVIGLAEVMDFPSVAKGNSDILTKIIDAKKEGGRIDGHGAGLTSADLNNYLAVGIRTDHESTNAEEALDRLRAGMFVMLREGTVGRDLIATIPAVTPNNSHRFCFCTDDKLINDLITEGSINYNIQLAIEKGIEPINAIQMATINAANCHNLPYLGAVAAGYQADIVFLKDLQTVEITKVLKHGKVVVENGSRNEAAFERQSATKFVSPKINHHLTKKDLELPLKNPTCYVIGMKPNSLFTEKLIAEVTIQDGLFVPSTSQDLLKMAVVERHHDTGFVGVGIVRGFGLTEGAIATTVAHDSHNIVAVGVTDEAMEAAITHVTNTGGGIAVVDASGKVLHDLELPIAGLLSDKSFEEVEQDFVGLTSAFKQISHASGFDPFLTLSFLTLPVIPELKLTDQGLFDFATFQIIPNEVN
- a CDS encoding SDR family oxidoreductase, with the translated sequence MKILVFGGTRFFGKKLVEQLVAAGHDVTIGTRGKTKDDFGDTVKHVVLNRELRDDLFQLAKENWDVIYDNICFSPREALYAVDAFKGKVKRYIYTSSLSVYSQKGHALTEEDFNPKHYEIVIGDKEDFDYGEGKRLAEAVFFQKASFPVVAVRFPIVLGMDDYTKRLHFHLEHIQKQQEIGIINGQAEISFINSNEAARFLEWVGVSSDLTGPINATSNGTYSLNAFIKMLEEKTGQKALVEEVTDDVDDSPFGIEKTYYLDNSKATEAGFVFDDLREWLPELVTTILKEN
- the virR gene encoding two-component system response regulator VirR, with product MVKVYIVEDDEVIRDTIRKHLSKWGFEIGVVDDFNNILQEFLAFEPQLVILDVNLPFFDGFYWCNQIREVSNVPIIFLSSRNSRMDQIMGMNMGADYYIEKPVDLDVLMARINALLRRTYSYADLEEANVMEHNNVFLHIDTNTLTHLEDKIELTKNEFLILYELMKQKGSIVSRDEIMRALWEDESFVDDNTLTVNVVRIRKKLAEIGLDEFIKTKKGQGYMIE
- a CDS encoding ABC transporter permease; translated protein: MLFKVALTNMRKNFTQFMVYFVSLIVCVLVFFTFVSLSYNPLIDKVFTRWELFGPAMFSAASVILILFIFFFIFYSNSFFLKRRKREIGLYSLLGLRKSQIVLVLFYENAMMFMLATFFGILLGIFFSKLFAMLLFWIVGLSIDAEFLISVPAITDTAMVFLAIMLFTSVYAIFIVLRYNLSQLFKANDKEEKVAKGSLLLMVVGVAFIGFGYFIATQNIEESAIWLNYDFLDLLLVILFSVILGTWLTVRFGTPYLIRKLYQNKHFFYNGTNIIGISSLRFRLKKNASTIAMIAVLSATTLTIISSMTSFYVRTLNDISDDNPSSYQVSNMTDKNEKEIIQTIDADKNHQLKSLMKTEMVRTTLEYKDISNNSTEPREIMHPIVSESEYNRIAAKQQSNFIAPKELKYGDAILLGKNAYYARKEIQDKWLSREMEVKTDKPTKKKLSPLKVINFREFSIFNTGISYEALVVSDEYYDDIRAFTAPEVVGMFDITNPSHSEELDKKVQTIVDGSPSLFSENVSSYYTNYHMISLLVGSLLFIGVFIGIVFFLATGSIIYFKLVTDAVTEKNKFDILFKLGVTDKELRKIISKQVWPIFVIPLFFGIAHSMVALWGISINLIDNIKYPVLIGTGIYILFFAAYYVLCVNSFTKIVTADRK
- a CDS encoding ABC transporter ATP-binding protein, which codes for METVLKAHKVRKVYGAKGNLFSALGSISFEIQKGSFVGIMGPSGAGKSTLLNVLSSIDKPTSGEIEIGGKLLSKMKAKEMAVFRRDQLGFIFQDYNLLDTMTVKDNIVLPLALSHVKQKEIDERFEVIARQFGIYKERNKYPTDISGGQKQRTAVCRAMITEPTLIFADEPTGALDSKAATNLLEGLAHAKDVRNSTIMMVTHDAFAASYCERIMFIKDGEIFTEIYRGSSSRKQFFQKVLDVLALLGGDENDVI